The Ensifer adhaerens genome contains a region encoding:
- a CDS encoding UbiA family prenyltransferase has translation MPANPEETTPIEALGPQPRGRASDYLSLARFDHVTKHVFILPGLILACALSEPDPAALVINIPVGLLSAVSIASANYVINEWLDRERDAAHPTKSQRRAVVVEMQPRIVYGEYLLLAVIGLLLASVVGKLFFATSLLFLLSGILYNVEPIRAKDKPYLDVLTECLNNPIRFLLGWAIVDQVTLPPVSVLAAYWMAGAFLMAAKRLGEYRDIAANAGVAVLKKYRRSFEYYTEESLTVSCFVYAMMTAFLLGVFLVKYRVEYILVFPFISGLFAVYLWLATRPGSVVQRPERLFHSRRLDVMLTLTIVVFLFASFVNVPVLDFLAASFLVPISSLQ, from the coding sequence ATGCCAGCAAACCCGGAAGAGACGACGCCTATCGAGGCGTTGGGGCCCCAACCGCGGGGGAGGGCAAGCGACTACCTGTCGCTGGCCCGGTTCGACCATGTCACCAAGCACGTCTTCATCCTGCCTGGGCTGATCCTTGCCTGTGCCCTCAGCGAGCCTGATCCGGCCGCTCTCGTCATCAATATTCCCGTGGGGCTTCTGAGCGCCGTCTCGATCGCATCGGCCAATTACGTCATAAACGAGTGGCTCGACCGGGAACGCGACGCGGCCCATCCGACCAAATCGCAGCGTCGCGCCGTCGTCGTTGAGATGCAGCCGCGCATCGTCTACGGCGAGTATCTGCTGCTTGCCGTCATCGGACTGCTGCTTGCGTCGGTCGTCGGCAAGCTGTTCTTCGCCACGTCGCTGCTCTTCCTGCTGTCCGGCATCCTCTACAACGTCGAGCCCATCCGGGCGAAGGACAAGCCCTATCTCGATGTGCTGACGGAATGCCTCAACAATCCGATCCGCTTCCTGCTCGGCTGGGCCATCGTCGATCAGGTGACCTTGCCGCCGGTCAGCGTGCTTGCGGCTTACTGGATGGCCGGCGCCTTCCTGATGGCGGCCAAGCGGCTCGGGGAGTATCGCGACATCGCCGCGAATGCGGGGGTCGCCGTCCTGAAGAAATATAGGCGGTCATTCGAATACTACACCGAGGAGAGCCTCACCGTTTCCTGCTTCGTCTACGCGATGATGACGGCGTTTCTGCTTGGCGTTTTCCTGGTGAAATACCGGGTGGAATACATCCTCGTCTTTCCGTTCATCAGCGGCCTCTTCGCCGTCTATCTCTGGCTTGCCACGCGCCCCGGATCGGTGGTGCAACGGCCGGAAAGGCTGTTTCACTCCCGGCGGCTGGACGTCATGCTGACCTTGACCATCGTCGTCTTCCTGTTCGCGAGCTTCGTCAACGTGCCGGTGCTGGACTTCCTGGCCGCTTCGTTCCTCGTGCCGATATCGTCGCTGCAATGA
- a CDS encoding NAD-dependent epimerase/dehydratase family protein, which yields MRHLITGGSGFIGNLAARRLREHGDEVRVLDLWEDRSRPADIEFVNCSVLDRDGVRAAMRDVDVVHHNAALVAQTDAGRDYWNVNVEGTRIVCEEAARAGVRSLIHVSSTAAYGIPPSGPITATTPLRPVEPYGKSKRAGEEVAEAICTAADMTLITIRPRATLGGGRLGIFQILFEWISENRAVYVIGSGNIKFQFVHAHDLMDFYMLALKAGRSGTYNVGTDSFGTLRHDLEALIRYAGSTSKVRSLPTSATINTLRALHWLRVSPLVPWHYLTYHKECYFDVEPLLAMGWRPKYSNEAMLQESYDWYRQSAKLASAVTAKSPHRAPLKQGALWLLKMIS from the coding sequence ATGCGACATCTCATCACCGGCGGATCGGGCTTCATCGGCAACCTCGCAGCTCGACGGTTGCGCGAACACGGCGACGAGGTGCGGGTGCTCGACCTCTGGGAGGATCGCTCCCGCCCGGCGGATATCGAGTTCGTCAATTGCTCCGTGCTCGACCGCGACGGCGTGCGCGCCGCCATGCGCGACGTCGACGTCGTCCACCACAATGCGGCGCTGGTGGCGCAGACCGATGCGGGGCGCGACTACTGGAACGTCAACGTCGAGGGGACCCGTATCGTCTGCGAGGAAGCCGCAAGAGCGGGCGTCCGGTCGCTGATCCATGTCAGTTCGACCGCCGCCTACGGCATTCCGCCTTCCGGCCCGATCACGGCGACAACCCCGCTTCGCCCGGTGGAGCCCTATGGAAAATCGAAGCGCGCCGGCGAAGAAGTGGCCGAGGCCATCTGCACGGCCGCCGATATGACCCTGATCACCATCCGGCCCCGCGCCACCCTTGGCGGCGGCCGGCTCGGCATCTTCCAGATCCTCTTTGAATGGATCAGCGAAAACCGCGCCGTCTATGTCATCGGATCCGGCAACATCAAGTTCCAGTTCGTCCACGCCCATGATCTCATGGATTTCTACATGCTGGCGCTCAAGGCCGGTCGGAGCGGCACCTACAATGTCGGCACCGACAGCTTCGGCACGCTGCGCCATGACCTGGAGGCCCTGATCCGCTATGCCGGCAGCACATCGAAAGTCCGGAGCCTTCCGACCTCCGCTACCATCAACACGCTGCGGGCGCTGCATTGGCTGAGGGTCTCGCCGCTGGTGCCCTGGCACTACCTCACCTACCACAAGGAATGCTACTTCGACGTCGAGCCCCTGCTTGCCATGGGCTGGCGGCCGAAATACTCCAACGAAGCCATGCTGCAGGAGAGCTACGACTGGTATCGCCAAAGCGCGAAGCTCGCGTCCGCCGTCACCGCAAAGAGCCCGCACCGCGCGCCGCTCAAGCAGGGCGCGCTCTGGCTGCTCAAGATGATATCGTAA
- a CDS encoding HAD family hydrolase encodes MTGSTLPNGALPNGPVDWDRVRLVVFDLDGTLYDQRRLRARMLLRLVADAARRCSLGTIRVLRAFRDCREELGDALATDVAARQYELTAERCGQSPESVRKTVEEWIERRPLDLLPACRCRGVERVFAGLAVQGKTIAVLSDYPASEKLKALGLGASIVVSAMDPEVGALKPHPAGLAHVLNRAQVPAEQAIMIGDRVERDWAVAQSHGMRALIRSASPIAGVDTFRGYDDEIFWPVTEPQPMGAPAPAPRSLTISS; translated from the coding sequence ATGACCGGTTCGACGCTGCCGAACGGGGCCTTGCCAAATGGACCGGTGGATTGGGATCGGGTGCGTCTCGTGGTGTTCGATCTCGACGGCACGCTCTACGACCAGCGGCGGCTGCGGGCGCGGATGCTGCTGCGGCTTGTTGCTGACGCGGCGCGCAGGTGCAGCCTTGGCACCATCCGCGTCCTGCGCGCCTTTCGCGACTGCCGCGAGGAACTGGGCGATGCGTTGGCGACCGATGTGGCAGCCCGGCAATACGAACTGACTGCGGAGCGGTGCGGGCAGTCGCCGGAGAGCGTCCGGAAGACGGTCGAGGAATGGATCGAACGGCGTCCGCTCGATCTCCTTCCGGCTTGCCGGTGCCGCGGCGTCGAGCGGGTGTTTGCCGGCCTTGCGGTTCAGGGAAAGACGATTGCGGTTTTGTCCGACTATCCGGCGTCGGAGAAACTGAAGGCGCTTGGCCTTGGCGCCAGCATCGTCGTCTCCGCCATGGATCCCGAAGTCGGCGCTTTGAAGCCGCATCCGGCCGGTCTTGCCCATGTGCTCAATCGTGCGCAGGTGCCGGCGGAGCAGGCGATCATGATTGGCGACCGGGTGGAGCGCGACTGGGCGGTGGCGCAGAGCCACGGCATGCGCGCCCTGATTCGCAGCGCAAGCCCAATTGCCGGCGTCGATACGTTCCGCGGCTATGACGACGAAATCTTTTGGCCAGTGACGGAGCCGCAGCCGATGGGCGCGCCGGCTCCGGCGCCCCGCTCGCTTACGATATCATCTTGA